A region of Kribbella sp. NBC_01245 DNA encodes the following proteins:
- a CDS encoding sugar ABC transporter permease yields the protein MTTPVKGSPAEVVAVQDPAALPADLQDERLIASRGIGGAWAVFVAKMRSGDLGSIPVVIGLIIIWGVLQASNGSFLSSRNLVNLTLQSAALGTIALGIVLVLLLGEIDLSVGSVSGLSAAVMAVTFVNQDWPIALAVLGAVAVGVLVGLLYGALYTRFGVPSFVITLAGLLGFLGLQLLVLGKDGSLNLPFDSALVGFAQRSFLPTPLAYGLVVAIVAVYVLSRVRARGSRIKAGLSASPNSIILVKAAALFAVLVIPVIVLSQDRGVSTMFVFFLALVVVMDFALRKTRWGRSVVAVGGNVEAARRAGINVRGIYLSVFALCSTLAAVGGLLAASRLAAVNQSSGGTDWNLNAIAAAVIGGTSLFGGRGSAYSALLGVLVIQSITNGLALLSLDSNVRYMVTAAVLLLAVTIDSLSRRTRVASGRA from the coding sequence ATGACCACCCCGGTCAAGGGATCACCAGCCGAGGTGGTCGCCGTACAGGACCCGGCCGCATTGCCGGCCGACCTCCAGGACGAGCGGCTGATCGCCAGCCGCGGTATCGGCGGCGCCTGGGCCGTGTTCGTCGCCAAGATGCGATCGGGCGATCTCGGCTCGATCCCGGTGGTGATCGGCCTGATCATCATCTGGGGCGTGCTGCAGGCGTCGAACGGCTCGTTCCTGTCCAGCCGCAACCTGGTCAACCTCACCCTGCAGAGCGCCGCGCTCGGAACGATTGCCCTCGGCATCGTTCTGGTGCTGCTGCTCGGTGAGATCGACCTGTCCGTCGGTTCGGTCAGCGGTCTGTCCGCCGCGGTCATGGCGGTCACTTTCGTCAACCAGGATTGGCCGATCGCGCTGGCCGTGCTCGGCGCGGTCGCGGTCGGCGTACTGGTCGGGCTCTTGTACGGCGCCTTGTACACCAGGTTCGGGGTGCCGAGTTTCGTGATCACCCTGGCCGGTCTGCTCGGGTTCCTCGGTTTGCAACTGCTTGTCCTGGGCAAGGATGGCTCGCTGAACCTGCCGTTCGACTCGGCCCTGGTCGGTTTCGCGCAGCGCAGCTTCCTGCCGACACCGCTGGCGTACGGCCTGGTCGTCGCGATCGTCGCGGTGTACGTCCTGAGCCGGGTCCGCGCCCGCGGCAGCCGGATCAAGGCCGGGCTGTCGGCCAGCCCGAACTCGATCATCCTGGTCAAGGCGGCAGCGCTGTTCGCCGTCCTGGTCATCCCGGTGATCGTGCTCAGCCAGGACCGTGGCGTGTCGACCATGTTCGTGTTCTTCCTCGCGCTGGTCGTCGTGATGGACTTCGCGCTTCGCAAGACCCGCTGGGGCCGCTCGGTGGTGGCGGTCGGCGGCAACGTCGAGGCCGCACGCCGGGCCGGTATCAACGTGCGCGGGATCTACCTGTCAGTGTTCGCCCTCTGTTCCACCCTGGCAGCGGTCGGCGGCCTGCTCGCCGCCTCCCGGCTCGCCGCGGTGAACCAGAGCAGCGGTGGCACCGACTGGAACCTGAACGCCATCGCCGCCGCCGTCATCGGTGGCACCAGCCTCTTCGGCGGTCGCGGCTCGGCGTACTCCGCGCTGCTCGGTGTGCTGGTGATCCAGTCGATCACCAACGGGCTCGCGCTGCTAAGCCTGGATTCCAACGTTCGCTACATGGTCACCGCGGCCGTGCTGCTGCTGGCGGTCACGATCGACTCGCTCAGCCGTCGTACCCGCGTCGCCAGCGGTCGCGCTTAA
- a CDS encoding ABC transporter substrate-binding protein — protein sequence MSRSPVRLLGLGVTAVAMVFSLAACGSDEPAAEGKKIALLLPESKTARYEALDRPLFEAALKASCPNCEVIYSNADQDAAKQQQQAEAALTQGADVLVLDPVDGKAAAAVVNSAKGQSVPVVAYDRFIEGANYYVSFQNEAVGKLQAQTLVDELKKAGKTSGNIAMINGAPTDPNAAQFKAGAHSVLDGSGFKIAAEFDTPDWSPDKAQSWMEGQLSAIKSGLVGVYAANDGTAGGAIAALKGGGVNPLPPVTGQDAELAGIQRIVAGDQAMTIYKAVKPQAEDAVKAALALANGQKPEAKTDVQGVPSTLLDPIAVTKANIADTVVKDGIYKVTDICTANFAAACTAAGLK from the coding sequence ATGTCACGATCCCCCGTTCGGCTGCTAGGCCTGGGCGTCACCGCCGTTGCGATGGTGTTCTCACTGGCCGCCTGTGGCTCCGACGAACCGGCCGCCGAGGGCAAGAAGATCGCCCTGCTGCTGCCCGAGTCGAAGACCGCCCGCTACGAGGCGCTGGACCGCCCGCTGTTCGAGGCCGCGCTGAAGGCGTCCTGCCCGAACTGTGAGGTCATCTACAGCAACGCCGACCAGGACGCGGCGAAGCAGCAGCAGCAGGCTGAGGCCGCACTGACTCAGGGTGCGGACGTGCTGGTGCTCGACCCGGTCGACGGCAAGGCCGCCGCCGCGGTCGTGAACAGCGCCAAGGGCCAGAGCGTGCCGGTAGTGGCGTACGACCGCTTCATCGAGGGCGCGAACTACTACGTCTCGTTCCAGAACGAGGCCGTTGGCAAGCTGCAGGCGCAGACCCTGGTCGACGAGCTGAAGAAGGCCGGTAAGACCTCCGGCAACATCGCCATGATCAACGGCGCGCCGACCGACCCGAACGCGGCCCAGTTCAAGGCCGGCGCGCACAGCGTGCTGGACGGCAGCGGCTTCAAGATCGCGGCCGAGTTCGACACCCCGGACTGGAGCCCGGACAAGGCCCAGTCGTGGATGGAGGGCCAGCTCTCCGCCATCAAGTCCGGCCTCGTCGGCGTGTACGCGGCCAACGACGGCACCGCCGGTGGCGCCATCGCCGCGCTCAAGGGCGGCGGCGTGAACCCGCTTCCCCCGGTCACCGGTCAGGACGCCGAGCTCGCCGGCATCCAGCGGATCGTCGCCGGCGACCAGGCGATGACCATCTACAAGGCCGTCAAGCCGCAGGCCGAGGACGCCGTCAAGGCCGCGCTGGCGCTGGCGAACGGCCAGAAGCCCGAGGCGAAGACCGACGTCCAGGGCGTGCCCTCCACGCTGCTCGACCCGATCGCCGTCACCAAGGCGAACATCGCCGATACAGTCGTCAAGGACGGTATCTACAAGGTGACGGACATCTGCACCGCGAACTTCGCCGCCGCCTGCACCGCTGCCGGCCTGAAGTAA
- a CDS encoding adenosylcobinamide-GDP ribazoletransferase, translating into MGDGVRLAFGTLSVLPAGVPGQVDRKVAGRAMILAPLVGLVIGGIAAGVVAGVSQLRPDAPLLAAVLGVVVLIALSGALHLDGLADMADGLGSRRDRETMLAIMKKGDVGPFGVATIIAVLLIDVAALTACVSAGLGWQAILVAAVASRLTLPWACRTGVPSARPDGLGAMVAATVRPLYAALATLAVLVAAVGLVVISAPTLSYEQKLSEPEALGLVAGGGVLVAVGAGLLVVRRARRAFGGITGDVLGAGVEAGFAVCLIVIALSL; encoded by the coding sequence TTGGGCGACGGGGTGCGGTTGGCGTTCGGCACGCTGTCGGTATTGCCGGCCGGGGTGCCCGGACAAGTGGACCGGAAGGTCGCCGGTCGGGCGATGATCCTGGCGCCGCTGGTCGGGCTGGTGATCGGGGGGATCGCTGCCGGGGTTGTCGCAGGCGTATCGCAGTTGCGCCCGGATGCACCCCTGCTGGCCGCCGTACTTGGTGTCGTCGTACTGATCGCCTTGTCCGGCGCACTGCATCTCGACGGGCTCGCGGACATGGCGGACGGCCTCGGCAGCCGCCGTGACCGCGAGACCATGCTCGCGATCATGAAGAAGGGTGATGTCGGCCCATTCGGTGTCGCCACGATCATCGCCGTACTGCTGATCGACGTCGCTGCCCTCACCGCCTGCGTATCGGCCGGTCTCGGCTGGCAGGCCATCCTGGTCGCCGCGGTCGCGAGCCGCTTGACGCTCCCGTGGGCCTGCCGCACCGGCGTACCCTCGGCCCGCCCCGACGGCCTGGGCGCCATGGTCGCCGCCACCGTTCGGCCGCTCTACGCCGCCCTCGCCACGCTCGCCGTACTAGTTGCAGCCGTGGGCCTGGTCGTCATCAGCGCCCCAACGCTGTCGTACGAGCAGAAGCTGTCGGAACCGGAAGCGCTCGGCCTGGTGGCGGGTGGCGGGGTGTTGGTGGCGGTTGGGGCCGGGTTGCTGGTGGTGCGGCGGGCTCGGCGGGCGTTCGGCGGCATCACCGGGGACGTGCTCGGCGCCGGGGTGGAAGCCGGTTTTGCGGTGTGTCTGATTGTTATCGCGCTTTCCCTCTGA
- a CDS encoding jacalin-like lectin codes for MHRSILAGLSAILLTSGALAATAPTAQAAVNSFSVLTYNVAGLPDGISSGDPEKNTPLISPRLACYDVVAVQEDFNYHAALYAGDNHPYRTPTSGGAAFGDGLNTLSRFPYDDFNRIKWSSCNGTDCLTPKGFSLNRIRLADGVYVDLYNLHPNAGVSTADLAARRANITQLTQYIAAKSAGNAVIVMGDTNTRYTRTEDNIRELTTGAGLTDAWVQLIRGGQAPPIGSPALVCDPAAVTNSCEVVDKVLYRGNRFINLTATQYNNENSKFLDSAGKPLSDHYPHLVRFNWTLNDGIRMSDQFGGPHGDPFTDVDKVAGATSVRSVRLRGGARLDRIGLTLANGTVLAHGGSGGSETELTLATDERIVAITLTRGQYNGRTRIFSAVVTTNRGRTLSTGTPTADKVTYTAPTGWQIVGFTGRSGDGVDKLGVIYQP; via the coding sequence ATGCATAGATCGATCCTGGCCGGCCTGTCGGCCATTCTGCTGACTTCCGGCGCCCTGGCCGCCACGGCTCCAACGGCCCAGGCAGCGGTGAACTCCTTCTCGGTCCTGACCTACAACGTGGCCGGGCTACCCGACGGGATCTCGTCCGGCGACCCGGAGAAGAACACCCCGTTGATCAGTCCCCGGCTGGCCTGCTACGACGTCGTCGCCGTCCAAGAGGATTTCAACTACCACGCCGCCCTCTATGCGGGTGACAATCACCCCTACCGGACCCCAACGAGCGGCGGCGCCGCGTTCGGCGACGGCCTCAACACCTTGTCCCGGTTCCCGTACGACGACTTCAACCGGATCAAGTGGTCGAGCTGCAACGGTACGGACTGCCTGACGCCCAAGGGGTTCAGCCTCAACCGGATCCGGCTGGCCGACGGCGTGTACGTGGATCTGTACAACCTGCACCCGAACGCGGGCGTCTCGACCGCCGACCTGGCGGCTCGACGGGCCAACATCACTCAGCTCACCCAGTACATCGCCGCCAAGTCGGCCGGCAACGCCGTGATCGTCATGGGCGACACCAATACCCGCTACACCAGAACCGAGGACAACATCCGCGAGCTCACCACGGGCGCAGGCCTGACCGACGCGTGGGTCCAGCTGATTCGCGGTGGCCAGGCCCCGCCCATCGGCAGCCCTGCTCTGGTGTGTGATCCCGCCGCGGTGACCAACTCGTGTGAGGTGGTCGACAAGGTTCTCTACCGCGGCAACAGGTTCATCAATCTCACCGCGACCCAGTACAACAACGAGAACTCGAAGTTCCTCGACAGCGCTGGGAAGCCGTTGTCGGATCACTATCCCCACCTGGTCCGGTTCAACTGGACGCTCAACGACGGCATCCGGATGAGTGACCAGTTCGGCGGCCCGCATGGGGATCCGTTCACCGATGTGGACAAGGTGGCCGGGGCCACCAGCGTCCGGTCCGTTCGCCTGCGTGGCGGTGCACGCCTTGACCGGATCGGGCTGACGCTGGCCAACGGCACCGTGCTGGCACATGGCGGAAGCGGCGGATCAGAGACGGAGCTGACTCTCGCCACGGACGAGCGCATCGTCGCGATCACCTTGACCCGAGGCCAGTACAACGGGCGCACGAGGATCTTCTCGGCCGTCGTCACCACTAACCGCGGCCGGACGCTGTCGACCGGCACGCCGACGGCTGACAAGGTCACCTACACCGCCCCGACCGGATGGCAAATCGTCGGTTTCACCGGGCGTTCCGGTGACGGAGTGGACAAGCTCGGCGTGATCTACCAACCCTGA
- a CDS encoding ROK family transcriptional regulator, with product MNPTRPAPGSQASLREANRERVLDVVRQLGPLTQVEIAEASGLSAATVSNMVRELDRSGSVGLSRSIRNGRRAVLVSLASGGGLLAGVAFGERDVRVAIANGAGEILGQQYMPLQADHVADDGMERAARLLADLAEDAGLGVEDVEAVGFGLPAPVDSVTGEAGSDAVLPGWRGVNVAAAMAGYLRAPVALDNTANLAALGELRNGALRGVRHGCYIKFSYGVGAGIVIGGEIFRGSAGTAGEIGHLTIDENGPICRCGNRGCLDTFVGSRALLSSLAASHGPMRLGDVIKRALADDLGCRRVLEDAGRRVGVAVAGLVNLFNPEVIVVGGRMAEAGELVLGPLREALDRCAIPSAAATVELRPAELGDEADVIGALSLAATLAHTKATTR from the coding sequence ATGAACCCAACCCGTCCGGCGCCTGGCTCGCAGGCTTCGCTGCGCGAAGCCAACCGTGAGCGGGTTCTGGACGTCGTTCGCCAGCTCGGACCGCTCACCCAGGTCGAGATCGCCGAGGCCTCGGGCCTGTCCGCCGCGACCGTGTCCAACATGGTGCGCGAGCTCGACCGGTCCGGCTCGGTCGGGCTGTCCCGCAGCATCCGCAACGGCCGCCGCGCCGTACTGGTCTCCCTCGCCTCCGGCGGCGGCCTGCTCGCCGGCGTGGCCTTCGGCGAACGCGACGTCCGGGTGGCGATCGCGAACGGCGCCGGCGAGATCCTCGGCCAGCAGTACATGCCGCTCCAGGCCGACCACGTCGCCGACGACGGCATGGAACGGGCCGCCCGCCTGCTGGCCGACCTCGCCGAGGACGCCGGGCTCGGTGTGGAAGACGTCGAGGCGGTCGGATTCGGACTGCCCGCGCCGGTCGATTCGGTCACCGGCGAGGCCGGGTCGGACGCCGTGCTGCCCGGCTGGCGCGGGGTGAACGTGGCCGCCGCGATGGCCGGCTACCTCCGCGCCCCGGTCGCCCTCGACAACACCGCGAACCTGGCCGCCCTCGGCGAACTCCGCAACGGCGCACTGCGCGGAGTCCGGCACGGGTGCTACATCAAGTTCTCGTACGGCGTGGGCGCGGGCATCGTGATCGGTGGCGAGATCTTCCGCGGCAGCGCCGGTACGGCGGGCGAAATCGGCCATCTCACGATCGACGAGAACGGGCCGATCTGCCGCTGCGGTAACCGCGGCTGCCTCGACACGTTCGTCGGATCGCGCGCGCTGCTCAGTTCGCTGGCCGCCTCGCACGGGCCGATGCGCCTGGGCGACGTGATCAAGCGTGCGCTCGCGGACGACCTCGGCTGCCGCCGCGTGCTCGAGGACGCGGGTCGCCGGGTCGGCGTCGCCGTCGCGGGCCTGGTCAATCTGTTCAACCCCGAGGTCATCGTCGTCGGCGGGCGAATGGCCGAAGCCGGCGAACTCGTCCTCGGCCCCCTCCGCGAAGCCCTCGACCGCTGCGCCATCCCCAGCGCGGCCGCCACGGTAGAACTCCGCCCCGCCGAACTAGGCGACGAAGCCGACGTAATCGGCGCCCTCTCCCTAGCCGCCACCCTCGCCCACACCAAAGCCACCACCCGCTAG
- a CDS encoding bifunctional adenosylcobinamide kinase/adenosylcobinamide-phosphate guanylyltransferase — protein MADLITDDAGALVNGVLRLGFDGHLAVAGYTVTTARTPDGVRYDVRTPDGELVSWTAPIAGERTLVLGGARSGKSTAAERLLAGTPNTLYVATGYAAEGDPEWAERIALHQARRPSTWDSVETIDLVPLLATDGPPLLIDCLTLWLTRTMDAADVWTSLDRVTEVERQMDALVGAWSTTRRRVVAVSNEVGSGIVPADAPTRLFRDLMGRLNTTLAHHATTVLWCTAGRTLAL, from the coding sequence ATGGCTGACCTCATCACCGACGACGCCGGCGCCCTCGTCAACGGCGTACTCCGCCTCGGCTTTGACGGCCACCTCGCCGTCGCCGGCTACACCGTGACAACCGCGCGAACGCCAGACGGCGTCAGGTACGACGTACGAACTCCTGATGGCGAGCTGGTCTCGTGGACGGCGCCAATTGCGGGCGAACGGACGTTGGTGCTCGGTGGAGCGCGGTCCGGCAAGTCCACCGCCGCCGAACGCCTACTGGCCGGCACCCCCAACACGCTGTACGTCGCGACGGGGTATGCCGCCGAGGGTGATCCCGAATGGGCCGAGCGAATCGCGCTACACCAGGCCCGCCGACCGTCGACCTGGGATTCGGTCGAGACGATCGACCTGGTGCCGTTGCTCGCGACCGACGGCCCACCCCTGCTGATCGACTGCCTGACCCTCTGGCTCACCCGCACCATGGACGCGGCCGACGTCTGGACCTCTCTGGACCGCGTGACGGAGGTTGAACGCCAAATGGACGCCCTCGTCGGAGCCTGGTCCACCACCCGCCGCCGAGTGGTTGCCGTAAGCAACGAAGTCGGCTCGGGCATCGTCCCCGCCGACGCGCCGACCCGCCTCTTCCGCGACCTGATGGGCCGCCTCAACACCACGCTCGCCCATCACGCGACCACCGTCCTCTGGTGCACCGCCGGCCGTACCCTCGCGCTCTGA
- a CDS encoding ECF transporter S component — protein sequence MTGLITFRPRSALTLVLASVVGLLAFGWPLLWSTDQAGASAIGHTTDAPWLFVLLLPLLVAVVLAELSENGVDAKVISLLGMLAAVGAALRALGPGAAGLEPGFFLLVLAGRVFGAGFGFVLGAISLAAGALISGGVGPWMPFQMLACAWVGCLAGLLPRANGRGEIAILAGYSMIAGVLYGVIMNLWFWPFATFGSDFSFIPGEPLAENLHRYFLFVAATSLGWDIPRGVLCAGMVLVFGRPILTAFRRTARKAAFDVRPVFEPLPEKADG from the coding sequence ATGACCGGTTTGATCACCTTCCGGCCGCGATCGGCGCTGACGCTGGTGCTCGCGTCGGTGGTCGGGCTGCTGGCCTTCGGCTGGCCGTTGCTCTGGTCGACCGATCAGGCCGGGGCGAGCGCGATCGGGCACACCACCGACGCGCCCTGGCTCTTCGTACTCCTGCTGCCCCTGCTCGTCGCCGTGGTCCTCGCCGAACTCTCCGAGAACGGCGTCGACGCGAAGGTGATCTCCCTGCTCGGCATGCTCGCGGCCGTTGGTGCGGCCCTGCGCGCGCTCGGCCCGGGCGCGGCCGGTCTCGAGCCCGGGTTCTTCCTCCTGGTGCTGGCGGGACGGGTTTTCGGCGCCGGGTTCGGGTTCGTCCTGGGCGCCATCTCGCTGGCCGCCGGGGCGTTGATCAGCGGTGGGGTCGGCCCGTGGATGCCGTTCCAGATGCTGGCCTGCGCGTGGGTCGGTTGCCTCGCCGGGTTGTTGCCGCGGGCAAACGGCCGCGGTGAGATCGCGATCCTTGCCGGCTACTCGATGATCGCGGGCGTGCTGTACGGCGTGATCATGAACCTGTGGTTCTGGCCGTTCGCGACCTTCGGCAGCGACTTCTCGTTCATCCCGGGCGAACCCCTCGCGGAGAACCTGCACCGCTACTTCCTCTTCGTCGCCGCCACCTCGCTCGGCTGGGACATCCCGCGCGGCGTGTTGTGCGCCGGCATGGTGCTGGTCTTCGGCCGGCCCATCCTGACGGCCTTCCGCCGAACCGCCCGCAAGGCCGCGTTCGACGTACGACCCGTCTTCGAACCACTCCCGGAGAAGGCCGATGGCTGA
- a CDS encoding ABC transporter ATP-binding protein, with protein MIEFDRVTVTYDGQPEPALRDVSFEIPEGELALVIGRTGSGKSTLLRAINGLVPHFTGGTLSGRVTVNGRDTRLHRPRDLADVVGIVGQDPLAGFVTDTVEDELAYSMESLGVPADVMRRRVEETLDLLGLADVRDRPLTSLSGGQRQRTAIGAALTAHPSILVLDEPTSALDPQAAEEVLAALQRLVHDLGVTVVLAEHRLERVIQYADRVIEVPGGSASVATGDPAALMATAPVAPPVVELGRLAGWSPLPLSVRDARRAAVALRNDLSALAPVRPVPSSGGKVLARCNNLVAGYGATIALRGLTLEIAAGEVVALMGRNGAGKSTLLNTLVGLVKPRSGSVDVEGLAPGKARPKDLIRAVGLVPQEPADLLYAATVADECAHADRDFGVPAGSCRELLRRLSPEVDEEMHPRDLSEGQRLCLALAVVLCGAPPLVLLDEPTRGLDYGAKRRLVAILRELAAAGHAVLLSTHDVEMVAEVATRVLVLADGELVSDGPTATVIAGSPAFAPQVAKILAPLPFLTVGEVATALGRAS; from the coding sequence ATGATCGAGTTCGACCGGGTCACGGTGACCTATGACGGGCAGCCCGAACCGGCCCTGCGGGACGTCTCGTTCGAGATCCCCGAGGGCGAACTGGCCTTGGTGATCGGGCGGACCGGCTCGGGCAAGTCGACGCTGCTGCGCGCGATCAACGGGCTGGTGCCGCATTTCACCGGTGGCACGTTGTCCGGGCGGGTGACGGTCAACGGCCGCGACACCCGGTTGCATCGGCCGCGCGATCTGGCGGATGTCGTCGGCATCGTCGGCCAGGATCCGCTCGCCGGGTTCGTCACCGACACCGTCGAGGACGAGCTGGCGTACAGCATGGAGTCGCTCGGTGTCCCGGCCGACGTGATGCGCCGCCGGGTCGAGGAGACGCTCGACCTGCTCGGTCTGGCCGACGTACGGGACCGGCCGTTGACGTCGCTGTCCGGCGGCCAGCGGCAGCGTACGGCGATCGGTGCGGCCCTGACCGCCCATCCGTCCATCCTGGTGCTCGACGAACCGACGTCCGCGCTCGATCCGCAGGCCGCCGAGGAAGTGCTCGCGGCCCTGCAACGACTCGTGCACGACCTCGGCGTCACCGTCGTACTGGCCGAGCACCGGCTCGAACGCGTCATCCAGTACGCCGATCGCGTCATCGAGGTGCCAGGCGGTAGCGCCAGCGTCGCGACCGGTGATCCCGCCGCCCTGATGGCCACGGCCCCGGTCGCGCCGCCGGTGGTCGAGCTCGGCCGGTTGGCCGGGTGGTCGCCGCTGCCGTTGTCCGTCCGCGACGCCCGGCGTGCTGCGGTTGCCTTGCGCAATGACCTCTCGGCGCTGGCGCCCGTTCGGCCGGTGCCGTCGTCGGGCGGGAAGGTGCTTGCCCGATGCAACAACCTGGTCGCCGGCTATGGGGCGACGATCGCCTTGCGTGGTTTGACTCTGGAGATCGCGGCCGGCGAAGTCGTCGCGCTGATGGGACGTAACGGCGCGGGCAAGTCGACTCTGCTCAACACCCTCGTCGGCCTGGTCAAACCCCGGTCCGGCTCGGTCGACGTTGAAGGCCTGGCGCCGGGGAAGGCGCGGCCGAAGGACCTGATTCGCGCGGTCGGGCTGGTGCCGCAAGAGCCCGCTGACTTGCTGTACGCCGCGACTGTGGCGGACGAATGCGCCCACGCGGACCGCGACTTCGGCGTACCCGCGGGCTCGTGCCGGGAATTGCTGCGACGCCTGTCCCCCGAGGTCGACGAGGAGATGCATCCGCGCGACCTGTCCGAAGGCCAGCGGTTGTGCCTCGCCCTGGCCGTCGTACTCTGCGGTGCTCCCCCGCTGGTCCTGCTGGACGAACCGACGCGCGGGCTCGACTACGGCGCCAAGCGAAGGCTCGTCGCGATCCTGCGTGAACTCGCCGCCGCCGGTCACGCCGTACTGCTGTCGACCCATGACGTCGAGATGGTCGCCGAGGTCGCGACCCGGGTGCTGGTACTGGCCGATGGCGAGTTGGTCAGCGACGGGCCGACCGCGACGGTGATCGCCGGTTCGCCCGCGTTCGCTCCGCAGGTCGCGAAGATCCTGGCGCCGCTGCCGTTCCTGACCGTCGGCGAGGTCGCGACCGCACTGGGCCGCGCCTCATGA
- a CDS encoding ATP-binding cassette domain-containing protein: MSVTPSQVATGTVLSLQGISKRFGAVQALKNVDLDVRAGEVLALVGDNGAGKSTLVKTIAGVYTPDDGSVTFDGRQVHVTSPAEAQRLGIATVFQDLALCDNLDVVANLFLGHELLRGRVLDEIEMERTSWELLKQLSAKIPSVRIPVASLSGGQRQTVAIARSLLGDPKVVMLDEPTAALGVAQTAEVLNLVERLRERGHGVILISHNMADVMAVADRVAVLRLGRNNGVFTVADTSSQDIIAAITGATDNAVSERAARRVQDTTSKTEGLES, from the coding sequence ATGAGTGTCACCCCCAGTCAGGTCGCGACCGGCACGGTGCTGTCGCTGCAGGGCATCTCCAAACGGTTCGGCGCCGTCCAGGCGCTGAAGAACGTCGACCTGGACGTCCGGGCCGGTGAGGTGCTCGCCCTGGTAGGCGACAACGGCGCCGGCAAGTCGACGCTGGTCAAGACCATCGCGGGGGTTTACACACCCGACGACGGCTCGGTCACCTTCGACGGGCGCCAGGTCCACGTGACCAGCCCCGCCGAAGCGCAACGACTCGGCATCGCCACCGTCTTCCAGGACCTCGCCCTGTGCGACAACCTCGATGTCGTCGCGAACCTCTTCCTCGGCCACGAGCTGCTCCGGGGCAGGGTTCTCGACGAGATCGAGATGGAGCGGACGTCGTGGGAGCTGCTCAAGCAGCTGTCCGCGAAGATCCCCTCGGTCCGTATCCCGGTCGCCAGCCTTTCCGGCGGCCAGCGGCAGACGGTGGCGATCGCCCGGTCGCTGCTCGGCGATCCCAAGGTGGTGATGCTGGACGAGCCGACCGCGGCCCTGGGCGTGGCCCAGACCGCCGAGGTGCTGAACCTCGTCGAGCGACTCCGCGAACGGGGTCACGGGGTGATCCTGATCAGCCACAACATGGCCGACGTGATGGCGGTCGCCGACCGCGTGGCGGTGCTGCGGCTCGGCCGGAACAACGGCGTCTTCACCGTCGCCGACACGAGCTCGCAGGACATCATCGCCGCCATCACCGGCGCGACCGACAACGCCGTGTCGGAACGCGCGGCGCGCCGGGTCCAGGACACCACCAGTAAGACGGAAGGGCTCGAGTCATGA